From a single Pelodiscus sinensis isolate JC-2024 chromosome 4, ASM4963464v1, whole genome shotgun sequence genomic region:
- the CHKA gene encoding choline kinase alpha isoform X2 has translation MLFQCSLPDNVETVADEPRKILLRLYGAILQMRSCNKGGSGQAQKENDLQGAEAMVLESVMFAILAERNLGPKLYGIFPQGRLEEFIPSRKLDTEELGLPDISSEIAEKMARFHAMKMPFNKEPKWLFGTMEKYLNQVLRIKFTRESRIRKLNKILSYNLPQEMKSLRSMLEATSSPVVFCHNDCQEGNILLLEGREDSEKQKLMLIDFEYSSYNYRGFDVANHFCEWMYDYTYEKYPFFKASFFKYPTRMQQLHFISSYLAAFHNGFENLSNEDKSKMEEDMLIEVNRFALASHFFWGLWSIIQAKISSIEFGYMDYALSRFDAYFDQKRKLKV, from the exons ATGCTGTTCCAGTGTTCGTTACCTGACAACGTGGAGACAGTTGCAGATGAGCCACGAAAAATTCTTCTCCGTTTATATGGTGCAATTCTACAAATG AGGTCCTGTAATAAAGGAGGCTCTGGACAGGCTCAGAAGGAAAATGACTTGCAG GGTGCAGAAGCCATGGTTCTGGAGAGTGTTATGTTTGCCATTCTCGCAGAGAGAAATCTTGGCCCAAAGCTGTATGGAATCTTTCCACAAGGCCGATTAGAGGAATTCATTCCA AGCAGAAAGTTAGACACGGAAGAATTAGGCTTACCTGATATATCTTCAGAAATTGCTGAGAAAATGGCCAGGTTTCATGCTATGAAAATGCCATTTAATAAAGAACCTAAATGGCTTTTTGGGACAATGGAAAA GTATCTAAATCAAGTACTGAGGATTAAATTTACTAGAGAATCCCGGATTAGAAAATTGAACAAAATCCTCAGTTACAATCTGCCACAGGAAATGAAAAGCCTAAG ATCTATGCTTGAAGCTACTTCCTCACCAGTTGTCTTTTGCCACAATGACTGCCAGGAAG GTAACATCTTGCTTTTGGAAGGCAGAGAGGATTCTGAAAAACAAAAGCTAATGCTTATTGACTTTGAATACAGCAGCTATAATTACAG AGGATTTGATGTTGCAAATCACTTCTGTGAATGGATGTATGACTACACTTATGAAAAATACCCATTCTTTAAAGCCAGTTTTTTTAAGTATCCCACAAGGATGCAACAG CTTCATTTTATCTCCAGTTACCTTGCTGCATTCCATAATGGATTTGAAAATCTAAGTAATGAAGACAAGTCCAAAATGGAAGAAGATATGTTGATAGAAGTCAATAG GTTTGCCCTGGCATCTCACTTCTTCTGGGGCCTATGGTCCATTATACAAGCAAAGATTTCATCCATTGAGTTTGGATACATG GACTATGCACTCTCAAGATTTGATGCATACTTTGACCAGAAGAGGAAACTTAAAGTGTGA